From the genome of Sphingobacterium kitahiroshimense, one region includes:
- a CDS encoding aminotransferase class I/II-fold pyridoxal phosphate-dependent enzyme: MYSTWDKLLLQRKESASLRKLSINASETDFLSNDYLGMARNKVFHKMMLETIQSDPKILAGSTGSRLISGHSAEVHETEFILAQKHRTESALLFASGYAANLTLFSCLPQRQDTIIVDEYIHRSVHDGCVMSKAIKWKFRHNNLEDLEAKLKRARGLCFVAVESLYSMEGDFAPLTEIAKLTDKYGASLIVDEAHAFGVFGYGLVHQLGLQNSVFATLITYGKAMGLHGAALLCSKPIKTYLINFGSPFIYSTALPDLIWRQIRMGYEFIDNHPALASNLRHNIRLFRTQQVPTISGTDSPIQSLIVPDNKQLLNLKNSLSEKGLQTYAVFSPTVKLGTERLRICLHTFNQKNDILLLTQSIKSSLDL; encoded by the coding sequence ATGTACAGTACATGGGATAAACTGCTATTGCAAAGAAAAGAGTCCGCATCACTTCGAAAGCTCAGCATAAATGCCAGTGAGACCGATTTCCTGAGCAATGACTATTTGGGCATGGCCAGGAATAAAGTTTTTCATAAGATGATGCTAGAAACCATACAGTCAGACCCCAAAATACTTGCGGGTAGCACTGGTTCAAGACTCATTAGCGGTCACTCGGCAGAGGTGCATGAAACAGAATTCATTCTTGCACAAAAGCATCGTACCGAATCAGCTTTACTATTCGCATCGGGATATGCGGCCAACCTCACTTTATTCTCTTGTCTACCGCAGCGGCAAGACACCATTATTGTAGATGAGTATATACACCGTTCTGTACACGACGGCTGTGTTATGTCTAAAGCTATAAAATGGAAATTTAGACATAATAATCTTGAAGATCTAGAAGCCAAGTTAAAAAGAGCCAGGGGACTGTGCTTTGTGGCCGTTGAAAGCCTATATTCTATGGAAGGAGATTTTGCCCCTTTAACAGAAATCGCCAAATTGACCGATAAATATGGAGCATCTCTCATCGTCGATGAAGCACATGCATTTGGTGTATTTGGCTATGGCCTTGTCCATCAATTGGGTTTACAAAACAGCGTATTTGCAACTTTGATCACTTATGGTAAGGCTATGGGATTACATGGGGCAGCACTACTCTGCAGTAAACCTATCAAAACTTACCTCATCAATTTTGGCTCTCCCTTTATATACAGTACAGCCCTTCCAGATCTTATCTGGAGACAGATTCGTATGGGATATGAATTTATTGACAATCACCCTGCCTTAGCTTCAAATTTAAGGCACAACATTCGCCTATTCAGAACACAGCAGGTACCCACAATATCAGGCACAGATAGTCCGATACAATCGCTTATAGTTCCTGACAACAAACAGTTGTTGAACTTAAAGAACTCCCTGTCTGAAAAAGGATTACAAACCTATGCTGTTTTTTCACCAACAGTAAAATTAGGAACAGAACGTTTACGTATTTGCCTACACACATTTAATCAGAAAAACGATATTCTCTTGCTAACACAAAGCATAAAATCGAGTCTTGACTTATAG
- a CDS encoding helix-turn-helix domain-containing protein, producing the protein MSRINEDIILNIGQKFRERRDELDFTQRDVAHMTDLTINTIAAVEKGKGTTMYNFLLICRALNIQPRTLFEKNMDLTPLYKIEPESKRRIETTQKLDHLVYHSDFFNTPKRVAEVLAELNLDKNDSNKFSVYLTGYCKEHVLEYRKEGNFKLYKKKTNKI; encoded by the coding sequence GTGTCAAGAATAAATGAAGATATTATCCTGAATATTGGTCAAAAATTTCGAGAGCGTCGAGATGAATTAGATTTTACGCAAAGGGACGTTGCACATATGACTGACCTTACCATTAATACCATTGCTGCGGTAGAAAAGGGAAAAGGTACGACTATGTATAACTTCTTGCTAATTTGCCGCGCACTGAATATCCAGCCCAGAACATTGTTTGAGAAGAACATGGATCTGACGCCACTATATAAAATCGAACCTGAATCTAAACGACGTATAGAAACAACACAAAAGTTGGATCATTTAGTTTATCACTCGGATTTTTTTAATACACCTAAACGTGTGGCGGAGGTATTGGCAGAATTGAATTTGGATAAAAACGATAGCAATAAATTTTCCGTTTATTTAACGGGATATTGTAAAGAGCATGTGTTAGAATATAGAAAAGAAGGAAATTTTAAGCTATATAAGAAAAAGACGAATAAAATATAG
- a CDS encoding DNA/RNA non-specific endonuclease, with protein MIKKTRTTKTKFLKKVVYFIITFLVVYACRKNQIRIDQNAVHFTATIVEENQNRAIGTTWQKGDEIGIFMIESGMPLSTSSIVNGTNNHIFFINGSIFQTTDELFLPEKSVDFIAYYPFKIISDYQYVLDITDQSNQAKIDLMYAKNAKAINKGNNNIPLIFERQLSKISIKLTVANIDEHGYEEMKVVMPKLNTLGSFDLVTGKLAVKKDSQKDIEGKVINNHDGTAFVEFFLFPGENITGKTIQFLTSDNTKFTWKLPKVNKLKRANHYSFDVKIDNGISDGGIVATQPYLEIPGITKLKKDEVFIQHFLPDDPKRRNYTMLYDKVKKMAYWVAYPLHSSYLGNAKRTDDWQYDPAIAMEFQPTLFKGFGTSGYDRGHQLPSADRNFNNAQNKTTFYFSNMTAQASKLNQGVWANLENKVRTWTAQCDTLYVVTGAMPNTKSNTAIEYIIDNKNIEIARPKYYFKALAMKKGKNYYTIAYKMDNETPSSNKFEKYQMTVSELEKVTGFNLFPDLNTTQKQSIDANIWR; from the coding sequence ATGATTAAAAAAACCAGAACTACAAAGACCAAATTTTTAAAGAAGGTAGTTTATTTTATTATAACATTTTTGGTTGTATACGCATGTCGTAAAAACCAGATCAGAATAGATCAGAACGCTGTACACTTTACAGCAACGATCGTTGAAGAGAATCAAAATAGAGCAATAGGTACTACATGGCAAAAAGGAGATGAGATCGGTATATTTATGATCGAGTCAGGAATGCCATTATCGACTAGTTCCATTGTCAACGGTACTAATAATCATATTTTTTTTATAAACGGATCAATATTTCAAACTACAGATGAACTTTTCTTACCTGAAAAATCGGTAGATTTTATTGCTTATTATCCTTTTAAAATAATTAGCGATTATCAATATGTACTTGATATAACGGATCAGTCTAATCAGGCGAAAATAGATCTCATGTACGCAAAAAATGCAAAGGCAATCAATAAAGGGAACAATAATATTCCACTTATATTTGAACGTCAATTATCAAAAATATCCATTAAATTAACGGTAGCCAATATAGATGAACACGGGTATGAAGAGATGAAAGTCGTAATGCCGAAACTAAACACGCTTGGCTCCTTTGATCTGGTAACAGGCAAGTTAGCAGTTAAAAAGGACAGCCAGAAAGATATTGAGGGAAAAGTCATAAACAACCATGATGGGACTGCTTTTGTCGAATTCTTCCTTTTTCCAGGAGAAAATATTACTGGAAAAACCATACAGTTTTTAACTTCAGACAACACGAAGTTTACTTGGAAGCTACCAAAAGTAAATAAACTGAAAAGAGCGAATCATTATTCTTTTGATGTAAAAATTGATAACGGTATTTCTGATGGAGGCATTGTCGCAACGCAACCTTACTTAGAAATTCCAGGAATAACGAAGTTGAAAAAGGACGAGGTTTTTATTCAGCACTTTTTACCTGATGATCCGAAACGCCGTAATTACACCATGCTGTACGATAAGGTGAAAAAAATGGCCTATTGGGTTGCCTACCCGTTGCACAGTAGTTATCTCGGTAATGCCAAACGTACCGATGACTGGCAATACGACCCGGCTATAGCAATGGAGTTTCAGCCCACTTTATTTAAAGGTTTTGGTACTTCAGGTTACGATAGAGGGCATCAGTTGCCAAGTGCGGACAGAAATTTTAATAATGCTCAGAATAAGACTACGTTTTACTTTTCAAATATGACCGCACAGGCATCTAAACTGAATCAGGGTGTCTGGGCAAACCTAGAAAATAAAGTGCGGACATGGACGGCACAATGTGATACGCTATATGTGGTAACAGGAGCGATGCCAAATACAAAATCTAACACAGCGATTGAATATATCATCGATAATAAAAACATAGAAATCGCCAGACCCAAGTATTATTTTAAAGCGCTAGCAATGAAAAAGGGAAAGAATTATTATACCATTGCCTATAAGATGGACAATGAAACACCAAGTTCTAACAAGTTTGAAAAGTATCAAATGACAGTAAGCGAATTAGAGAAAGTGACAGGATTTAATTTGTTCCCGGATTTAAATACAACGCAAAAACAAAGTATTGATGCAAACATTTGGAGATAA
- a CDS encoding aminotransferase class I/II-fold pyridoxal phosphate-dependent enzyme, whose translation MKDFTHLHQPTGRVISDEERTYLFFGGTSYLGLLVNEAYMDVYKQGISIYGLNNGTSRNNNIQLGIFDIAEEAAALRFGFEDAMLVSSGYLAAQLVVRVLALQGTLLYAPNSHPALWFDVNPGVSGLMASWLEDAVKHINASKEESFVIVSNALDNLTPQHYDFSPLLKIDPNKRIVLLVDDSHGIGVVRKNKVSTELSMFDNTGIDVVVVASLAKGMGTDAGIILSSNKWIQRFRKSSFFTGASPASPAFMYAFTNSQEIYSDEFNKLQQNVKLFSDLIGNSLNHIPNFPVFSSTNPELYQKLVKEGFLISSFPYPLETDPPLNRIVLSSLHNADDLKKIAQVICD comes from the coding sequence ATGAAAGATTTTACCCATTTGCATCAGCCAACAGGTCGGGTGATCAGTGATGAAGAAAGGACGTATCTCTTTTTTGGCGGAACTTCCTATCTGGGCTTATTGGTTAATGAGGCTTATATGGATGTATATAAACAAGGAATTTCTATTTATGGACTGAATAACGGAACCTCCCGTAATAATAATATTCAGCTTGGTATTTTTGATATTGCCGAGGAGGCTGCAGCTTTACGATTTGGCTTTGAAGATGCGATGCTAGTTTCAAGTGGTTATTTGGCTGCACAATTGGTTGTGAGGGTACTTGCTTTACAAGGAACACTTCTATATGCTCCCAATAGTCATCCAGCATTGTGGTTTGATGTCAATCCAGGAGTGAGTGGTCTTATGGCTTCTTGGCTAGAGGATGCGGTAAAGCATATCAATGCCTCTAAAGAAGAGTCTTTCGTAATTGTGAGTAATGCACTGGATAATTTAACACCCCAGCACTACGATTTTAGTCCATTACTAAAAATAGATCCCAATAAAAGGATCGTGCTTTTAGTGGATGACTCGCACGGAATCGGGGTGGTTCGCAAAAATAAAGTTTCTACGGAATTGTCTATGTTTGATAATACAGGAATTGATGTCGTAGTCGTTGCATCTTTGGCAAAAGGTATGGGAACAGATGCGGGTATCATCTTGTCATCCAATAAGTGGATTCAAAGGTTTCGTAAATCATCTTTTTTTACTGGAGCCTCCCCTGCTTCTCCCGCTTTCATGTACGCTTTTACAAATTCACAGGAAATATATTCGGATGAATTCAATAAACTCCAACAGAATGTCAAGCTATTTAGCGACTTAATCGGCAATAGCCTAAATCATATTCCTAATTTTCCTGTTTTCAGTTCAACGAACCCTGAACTTTATCAAAAATTAGTAAAAGAGGGATTTTTGATTTCAAGTTTTCCTTATCCTTTGGAAACAGATCCACCATTAAACAGAATTGTGCTGAGCAGTCTTCATAATGCCGATGATTTAAAAAAAATAGCACAGGTAATTTGTGATTAA
- a CDS encoding HU family DNA-binding protein — protein MTKAEIIAEISNKTGLEKVDVQETVEAFFKVVKNAMVGGENVYVRGFGSFVVKKRAEKTARNISKNTAIIIPEHFVPSFKPAKVFVEKVKNGNK, from the coding sequence ATGACTAAAGCAGAAATTATTGCAGAAATCTCTAACAAAACAGGCTTAGAGAAGGTAGATGTTCAAGAGACCGTTGAGGCATTCTTCAAAGTGGTTAAAAACGCAATGGTGGGTGGAGAAAATGTATACGTAAGAGGTTTTGGTAGCTTTGTTGTTAAAAAAAGAGCTGAAAAAACTGCTAGAAACATTTCTAAAAACACAGCGATCATCATCCCTGAACATTTCGTTCCTAGTTTCAAACCGGCAAAAGTATTTGTTGAGAAAGTAAAAAACGGCAATAAATAA
- a CDS encoding tetratricopeptide repeat protein: MAKTKQIIVVGVVAALVAVLLAQPIKGLVNEKEESAQTEQSSSEINLENISLMTKQGLDANLIKDISDIETQIAKASGEEKISLLQKLAVKWDDLAKPAPQGFIYEEMAKISPKYEYWLKAGNSYRTAYTNLQDSTLAQALTQNAIRSYEAALKLNTASLEAKTGLGAAMVSGTNNPMAGIALLREVVQADPKNVEANKTLGLFSLQSRQFDKAIDRFKTVIELKPDAESYFYLATGYENIGMKSEAVAAFKQSKQLAADPSLSQFIDRKIAELSK, from the coding sequence ATGGCAAAAACCAAACAGATTATAGTAGTAGGCGTGGTTGCAGCATTAGTTGCGGTACTATTGGCACAACCTATCAAAGGTTTGGTGAACGAGAAAGAAGAATCTGCTCAAACGGAGCAATCTTCTTCCGAAATTAATTTGGAAAACATATCGTTAATGACAAAACAAGGATTAGATGCAAATTTAATCAAAGATATTTCCGATATTGAGACCCAAATTGCAAAGGCATCTGGAGAAGAAAAGATTTCTTTACTTCAAAAGTTGGCTGTAAAGTGGGATGATTTGGCGAAGCCAGCTCCGCAAGGATTCATTTATGAAGAAATGGCTAAAATTTCTCCAAAATATGAATACTGGTTGAAAGCGGGTAACTCTTATCGTACTGCTTACACAAATTTACAAGACTCTACTTTAGCTCAGGCTTTAACACAAAATGCAATTCGTTCTTACGAAGCTGCGTTGAAATTAAATACTGCTAGTTTAGAAGCGAAAACAGGATTAGGAGCTGCTATGGTTTCAGGTACTAATAACCCGATGGCAGGAATTGCTTTACTTCGTGAAGTGGTTCAAGCAGATCCAAAAAATGTAGAAGCAAACAAAACTTTGGGATTGTTTTCATTACAATCTCGCCAGTTTGATAAAGCGATTGATCGTTTCAAAACAGTTATTGAATTGAAACCAGATGCGGAATCTTACTTTTATTTAGCCACAGGCTATGAAAATATTGGGATGAAAAGTGAGGCGGTTGCTGCTTTTAAACAAAGTAAACAACTAGCTGCTGACCCTTCCCTTTCACAATTTATCGATCGCAAGATCGCTGAGTTGAGTAAGTAA
- a CDS encoding Rne/Rng family ribonuclease gives MVKELIIDSTPEKGVTIALLQDKQLVELNRETVNNNFSVGDIYLGRIKKIMPGLNAAFVDVGYEKDAFLHYLDLGPQVQSLLKLTRIVKNGSYQEKLLNSLKLEKDIDKAGKISDILSKNMLLPVQIAKEPISTKGPRLSSDLSIAGRFVVLVPFSSAVSISKRIKGSNERTRLKKIVEGIKPPNFGVIIRTVSEGKGVDELQKDLLDLISKWEIFTKRLRTAEPPQKVLGEMDRASTILRDLLTDEFTHIHVNDPVIYEETKSYVQDISPDLEKIVKLYKHKEPIFDHFGVEKQIKAAFGKTVTLQGGAYLVIEHTEALHVVDVNSGNRSANKENQEDNALLVNMEAAKEIARQLRLRDMGGIVVVDFIDMHKPTHRKELYSFLKECMATDRARHTILPPSKFGLVQITRQRVRPEMNIVTNEKCPACDGTGEIRSSIVLMDDIENNLSFILQEQNEKGISLCVHPYIAAFIKSGFISKRIKWFLKFQKWIKVVPVTSYYLTEFHFFNAKDEEIKL, from the coding sequence TTGGTAAAGGAATTAATTATCGATTCTACTCCTGAAAAAGGAGTTACTATTGCTTTGCTACAGGATAAGCAGCTTGTTGAACTAAATAGGGAAACGGTTAACAATAATTTTTCAGTTGGAGATATTTATCTTGGGCGAATCAAAAAAATTATGCCGGGATTAAATGCAGCATTTGTAGACGTAGGATACGAAAAAGATGCTTTTCTCCACTATTTGGACTTAGGTCCTCAGGTTCAATCTTTGCTAAAACTTACTCGAATAGTAAAGAATGGCAGTTATCAAGAGAAACTGCTAAATAGTTTAAAACTTGAAAAGGACATCGATAAGGCCGGTAAGATATCTGATATCTTAAGCAAAAACATGCTTTTACCAGTTCAAATCGCAAAAGAACCAATATCAACAAAAGGACCTCGATTGAGCTCCGATCTATCTATTGCAGGTAGATTTGTCGTACTGGTACCTTTTTCAAGCGCGGTTTCCATATCCAAACGAATCAAAGGAAGTAATGAGCGGACACGTCTCAAGAAGATTGTCGAAGGAATAAAACCTCCTAATTTTGGAGTTATTATCCGAACGGTGTCTGAAGGTAAAGGCGTAGACGAACTACAAAAGGATTTATTGGATCTAATCTCTAAGTGGGAAATATTTACCAAGCGACTTCGGACAGCAGAACCTCCTCAAAAAGTATTGGGTGAAATGGATAGAGCTTCTACCATCTTACGCGATTTATTAACAGATGAATTTACACATATTCATGTAAATGATCCTGTGATATATGAAGAGACAAAATCTTATGTCCAAGATATCTCTCCTGATCTAGAAAAAATTGTAAAACTTTATAAACATAAAGAACCAATTTTTGACCATTTTGGGGTTGAGAAACAAATCAAGGCTGCTTTTGGAAAAACTGTTACATTACAAGGTGGTGCTTATCTCGTAATCGAGCACACTGAAGCACTTCACGTCGTTGATGTTAATAGTGGTAATCGTTCTGCTAATAAAGAGAACCAAGAGGATAATGCGCTCCTGGTTAATATGGAAGCAGCAAAAGAAATTGCGCGTCAATTGCGCTTAAGAGATATGGGCGGGATCGTTGTTGTCGATTTTATCGATATGCATAAACCTACTCATCGCAAAGAGCTGTACAGCTTCTTGAAAGAATGTATGGCCACGGATCGTGCGAGACACACAATCTTGCCTCCAAGTAAATTTGGATTAGTGCAGATTACGCGTCAACGTGTTAGACCAGAAATGAATATCGTTACAAATGAGAAATGTCCCGCTTGTGATGGTACTGGTGAGATTCGGTCAAGTATTGTCCTGATGGATGATATTGAAAATAATTTAAGTTTTATTCTTCAAGAACAAAATGAAAAAGGAATATCACTATGTGTACATCCTTATATAGCCGCTTTTATTAAATCTGGCTTTATTTCAAAAAGAATAAAATGGTTTTTGAAGTTTCAAAAATGGATCAAAGTTGTTCCGGTTACTTCATATTATTTAACGGAATTCCATTTCTTTAATGCTAAAGACGAGGAAATCAAGTTATAA
- the miaA gene encoding tRNA (adenosine(37)-N6)-dimethylallyltransferase MiaA, with the protein MITKQQTLLSSLAISSLPREKVIVILGPTASGKTALAVQIAKEIGAEIISADSRQVYRQMDIGTGKDLSEYGDVPYHLISICDPGEKYHLGQFIEDFQQIYQSLLLQKKRIILCGGTGLYIQSVIQGSKYVKIPSQPGFKEALYQFEKDELIDRLAKYNKPNDLFIDLSTKKRIIRGIEILEWLKNNPEMIRNNESLDSFVIGLNPDVSTRRKKISKRLDQRIEAGLILEVQALLESGVSHTELQYYGLEYKYISKYLLGELNYEEFYKKLETEIHRYAKRQMTYFRKMEKDGIVINWLD; encoded by the coding sequence GTGATAACTAAACAACAAACATTACTTTCTTCTTTGGCAATCTCATCTTTGCCAAGGGAGAAAGTCATCGTTATTTTAGGCCCTACAGCTTCTGGGAAAACAGCTCTAGCAGTCCAAATAGCAAAAGAAATCGGGGCCGAAATTATCAGTGCAGATTCCCGCCAGGTCTATCGTCAAATGGATATAGGTACTGGTAAAGATCTATCCGAATACGGCGATGTTCCTTATCATCTCATCAGCATCTGTGATCCAGGAGAAAAATATCATCTAGGACAATTTATAGAAGATTTCCAACAAATCTATCAATCCCTATTGCTACAAAAAAAACGTATCATACTTTGCGGGGGAACTGGGCTCTACATTCAAAGTGTTATTCAAGGCAGTAAATATGTTAAAATTCCTAGCCAACCTGGTTTTAAAGAGGCTCTATATCAATTTGAAAAGGATGAACTTATCGATAGATTAGCTAAGTATAACAAACCCAATGATCTATTTATCGATTTATCCACTAAAAAGAGAATTATTCGCGGGATAGAAATTTTAGAATGGCTTAAGAATAATCCAGAAATGATACGTAATAATGAAAGTTTAGATTCCTTTGTAATAGGCTTAAATCCTGATGTATCCACAAGAAGAAAAAAGATCTCCAAAAGACTAGATCAAAGAATAGAGGCAGGACTTATTTTAGAGGTACAGGCATTATTGGAATCTGGTGTTAGTCATACAGAACTGCAATATTATGGTCTGGAATATAAATATATATCTAAATACCTATTAGGCGAATTAAACTACGAAGAGTTCTATAAAAAATTGGAAACAGAAATTCATCGCTATGCAAAAAGGCAGATGACTTATTTCCGTAAGATGGAAAAAGATGGTATTGTCATCAATTGGTTGGATTAA
- a CDS encoding Gfo/Idh/MocA family protein, whose translation MKRKLRMGMVGGGNDAFIGAVHRIAANMDGKIELVCGSFSINPEINKQSAEDLFIPENRCYANYEEMILKESQLPEGERMDFLTIVTPNFMHYPPAKMALENGFNVVIEKPMTLTLEEAKSLEEIIKSTNKTLCLTHTYSGYPMVKQAKAMVKAGHFGKIRKVVVEYPQGWLSKLTEREGNAGAAWRADPTKSGKSLAMGDIGVHAAHLAEYITGLKITELCADLTTFVEGRHLDDDGSVLLRFEEGAKGMLWASQVAAGEENALRIRIYGENGGLEWANEDPNNLTIKMLGEPRQVFRTGNAYNAPNQLSSFATHNTRIPSGHPEGLLESFGNIYRNFAQTVSAKLEGKTPTAEMLDFPQVHEGVRGMAFIENVVNNNNGSEKWTKFVV comes from the coding sequence ATGAAGAGAAAACTACGAATGGGTATGGTCGGAGGGGGCAACGATGCTTTCATCGGAGCTGTACACCGTATCGCGGCAAATATGGATGGTAAAATCGAACTTGTATGTGGTTCATTCAGCATCAATCCTGAAATCAACAAACAGTCTGCTGAAGATCTATTCATTCCAGAAAATCGTTGCTATGCAAATTATGAGGAAATGATTTTAAAAGAAAGCCAGCTTCCCGAAGGAGAGCGCATGGATTTCTTAACGATTGTTACGCCCAATTTCATGCATTATCCTCCTGCAAAAATGGCTTTGGAAAATGGTTTCAATGTTGTCATTGAAAAACCGATGACCTTAACATTAGAAGAAGCAAAATCTTTAGAAGAAATAATAAAAAGCACGAATAAAACACTTTGCTTAACACATACTTACTCCGGTTATCCGATGGTAAAACAAGCGAAAGCAATGGTTAAAGCTGGTCACTTTGGTAAAATCCGTAAAGTTGTTGTCGAATATCCTCAGGGATGGTTGAGTAAATTGACTGAGCGTGAAGGAAATGCCGGTGCGGCGTGGCGTGCTGATCCTACTAAATCTGGAAAATCTTTAGCGATGGGCGATATCGGCGTACACGCAGCTCACCTAGCAGAATATATCACAGGATTAAAAATTACAGAATTATGTGCAGACTTAACGACTTTCGTTGAGGGAAGACATCTAGATGATGACGGTTCTGTTTTATTGCGTTTTGAAGAAGGAGCAAAAGGAATGCTTTGGGCTTCACAAGTAGCAGCCGGAGAAGAGAATGCTTTACGCATTCGTATTTATGGTGAAAATGGCGGGTTAGAATGGGCTAACGAAGATCCGAATAACTTAACAATCAAAATGTTAGGCGAACCTCGTCAAGTATTCCGTACCGGAAATGCGTACAATGCTCCAAATCAGTTAAGTTCATTTGCAACACACAATACGCGTATCCCATCTGGGCATCCAGAAGGTCTATTAGAGTCATTTGGTAATATTTACCGCAATTTTGCTCAAACTGTATCTGCGAAATTAGAAGGTAAGACACCAACGGCAGAAATGTTGGATTTCCCTCAAGTACACGAAGGTGTACGCGGCATGGCTTTTATAGAAAATGTTGTCAACAACAACAATGGTTCTGAAAAATGGACTAAATTTGTTGTGTGA
- the def gene encoding peptide deformylase: MKLPIVAYGDPVLRKVADEIDEDYPNLKQLIADMFETMYAASGVGLAAPQVGLPIRLFVIDATPFAEDIEEEKEVLTAFKKVFINPIMVEESGEKWAFNEGCLSIPDINEDVLRNPNIKINYLDENFEEHEIDLSGLAARVVQHEYDHIEGKLFTDKLSTLKKTMLKGKLDTISKGMIRVGYKMKFPFQKKKR; this comes from the coding sequence ATGAAACTTCCAATTGTGGCTTACGGAGACCCAGTTTTGCGTAAGGTAGCAGATGAAATAGATGAGGATTATCCAAACTTGAAACAACTTATTGCAGATATGTTTGAAACGATGTATGCAGCAAGTGGTGTTGGGTTAGCAGCCCCCCAAGTTGGTTTGCCAATTCGTCTTTTTGTAATCGACGCAACTCCTTTTGCTGAAGATATTGAAGAAGAAAAAGAAGTGTTGACAGCTTTCAAGAAAGTTTTCATTAATCCGATCATGGTTGAAGAGTCTGGTGAGAAATGGGCCTTTAATGAAGGATGCTTAAGTATTCCTGATATTAATGAGGATGTTTTGAGGAACCCGAATATTAAGATTAATTATCTGGATGAAAACTTTGAGGAGCACGAAATTGATTTATCCGGTTTAGCAGCGCGTGTTGTACAACATGAATATGATCATATCGAAGGGAAATTGTTTACTGATAAATTGTCTACACTGAAAAAAACAATGTTGAAAGGAAAACTGGATACAATTTCTAAAGGGATGATCCGTGTTGGATATAAAATGAAATTTCCATTTCAAAAGAAAAAGCGTTAG
- a CDS encoding trimeric intracellular cation channel family protein — protein MTGPDYIYYTDLMGTMLFAISGAMAANRRKIDIFGATFTGFVTAIGGGSLRDVFLNLRPIWVDDGNYLIAILIGVFLSAVLNDKLDRFSRTLTLFDAMGIAFFTIVGLQKSITYESSTIAAVILGMFSAVMGGVIRDTLMNETPLIFRKEIYATACLSGAILYVTLPYFGLSEGINAFLSALLIFTVRILAVKYKFSLPIVGG, from the coding sequence ATGACAGGACCTGATTATATATACTATACTGATTTAATGGGCACAATGCTTTTTGCCATTTCAGGAGCCATGGCAGCTAATCGGAGAAAAATTGATATTTTCGGTGCAACTTTTACAGGATTTGTTACAGCAATAGGGGGCGGTTCACTCCGGGATGTTTTTCTAAACCTTCGTCCCATTTGGGTTGACGATGGGAATTATTTAATTGCTATACTAATCGGGGTTTTTCTATCAGCAGTCCTTAACGACAAATTAGATAGATTCTCCCGAACTTTAACACTTTTTGATGCCATGGGGATCGCTTTCTTTACTATTGTTGGCTTACAGAAATCCATTACCTATGAAAGCTCTACAATTGCGGCTGTAATTCTAGGCATGTTTTCGGCTGTAATGGGAGGGGTCATCCGGGACACCCTTATGAATGAAACGCCACTAATTTTCAGAAAAGAAATTTACGCAACAGCTTGTTTATCAGGAGCTATACTTTACGTAACCTTACCTTATTTTGGACTTTCCGAGGGCATAAATGCTTTTTTAAGTGCATTGTTGATCTTTACAGTTCGGATCTTAGCCGTAAAATATAAATTCTCCCTTCCGATAGTGGGTGGATAA